A genomic stretch from Chitinophagaceae bacterium includes:
- a CDS encoding M20/M25/M40 family metallo-hydrolase — translation MIKKTILIMSVAFCSTHFLLAQSPQQLKVRQYRQANEHSIISEFVSFLKLPNIVGDSAGIYKNAAFIMDAMKKRGIANVQLLVPATNKTVPAVYGEVITPGATQTIIFYAHYDGQPVNAAQWAKGLSPFEPKLLTNSLEQNGSIIDFPSVDKAYDPQWRIYGRSASDDKAGVMAILNAYDAITKSGMKPTVNIKFFFEGEEEKGSDFLHEILQQYKTLLQSDLWLICDGPVHQSGKKQVVFGVRGDAHVEVTVYGSKRPLHSGHYGNWAPNPAMMLVQLLASMKDKDGNITIKDFYADVIPLSEMEKKALEAIPPVDEQMKKELGFSKREMKEYNLAQSIGLPSLNINGMNSANVGKNASNVIPTTATAVLDLRLVAGNDWKKQQQRVVEHIRSQGYYITAAEPTEEERGKYDKIAKIELSSGYNAQKTPMDLPIAKKVIAAVQSTSTEPIVLMPTAGGSLPLFLFEKYLNAKTISVPIANHDNNQHAENENIRLQNFWNGIETMAALMMMK, via the coding sequence ATGATAAAAAAAACAATATTGATCATGAGTGTTGCATTCTGCTCCACTCATTTTTTATTAGCACAAAGTCCTCAGCAATTAAAGGTGAGGCAGTACAGGCAGGCCAATGAGCACTCCATCATTTCTGAATTTGTTTCTTTTCTGAAGTTACCCAATATTGTGGGTGACTCAGCAGGCATCTATAAAAATGCAGCGTTTATTATGGACGCTATGAAGAAACGGGGAATTGCCAATGTACAGTTACTGGTACCTGCAACAAATAAAACGGTGCCCGCTGTTTATGGCGAAGTAATAACGCCGGGTGCAACGCAAACAATTATCTTCTATGCGCATTACGATGGGCAACCGGTGAATGCAGCACAGTGGGCAAAAGGACTTTCTCCATTTGAACCAAAGCTGCTTACTAATTCACTGGAGCAAAACGGAAGTATCATTGATTTCCCTTCTGTTGATAAGGCATATGATCCGCAATGGAGAATTTATGGAAGAAGTGCAAGCGATGATAAAGCTGGTGTGATGGCGATTTTAAATGCGTATGATGCCATTACAAAGAGTGGTATGAAACCAACGGTGAACATCAAATTCTTTTTTGAAGGCGAGGAAGAGAAAGGTTCTGATTTTCTGCACGAAATTTTACAGCAATACAAAACTTTATTACAAAGCGATCTGTGGCTTATTTGCGATGGGCCTGTTCATCAATCGGGTAAGAAGCAAGTGGTGTTTGGTGTAAGAGGCGATGCACATGTGGAAGTAACAGTGTATGGTTCTAAACGTCCGCTTCATAGTGGTCATTATGGAAACTGGGCTCCTAATCCTGCCATGATGCTGGTACAGCTTTTAGCTTCTATGAAAGATAAAGATGGGAATATTACAATTAAAGATTTCTATGCTGATGTTATTCCATTGAGTGAAATGGAAAAGAAAGCCCTCGAAGCAATTCCACCTGTGGACGAACAAATGAAAAAAGAATTGGGATTCAGTAAACGGGAAATGAAAGAGTATAACCTGGCACAATCAATCGGGCTTCCATCATTGAACATCAATGGAATGAACAGTGCCAATGTTGGTAAGAATGCAAGCAATGTTATACCAACAACTGCAACAGCAGTTCTTGATTTGCGGCTTGTTGCAGGGAACGATTGGAAAAAGCAGCAGCAACGTGTAGTTGAACATATCAGGAGCCAGGGTTATTATATTACAGCAGCAGAACCTACTGAAGAAGAGCGAGGCAAGTATGATAAAATTGCAAAAATAGAACTGAGCAGTGGTTACAATGCGCAGAAAACCCCGATGGATCTTCCCATTGCAAAAAAAGTAATTGCTGCGGTACAATCAACAAGTACAGAGCCCATTGTTTTAATGCCCACTGCCGGAGGGAGTCTCCCATTATTTTTATTTGAAAAATATCTCAATGCAAAAACGATTTCAGTTCCTATTGCCAATCATGATAATAACCAGCATGCAG
- the map gene encoding type I methionyl aminopeptidase — protein sequence MIHYRSPLEIELIRKSALLVGEAIAEAAKFLKAGVTTMQVDAKLEQFILDHGAVPNFKNYQNSYPYASCISVNDAVVHGFPTNKVLKDGDIVSVDVGVFMNGYHGDSAYTFIIGSTTDEVKQLLRVTKESLYKGIEKAVHGNRTGDIAFAIQDYTEKQHGYGVVRELVGHGIGRNLHEDPQVPNFGKRGTGAKLKEGTVIAIEPMINLGVKEVFHDEDGWTIRTADGKPSAHYEHDVCVKKGKADILSSFAAIEAAEKANTNLDSSYY from the coding sequence ATGATTCACTATCGGTCTCCACTTGAAATTGAATTGATCCGCAAAAGTGCTTTGCTGGTAGGCGAAGCAATTGCTGAAGCTGCTAAATTCCTGAAAGCTGGAGTTACAACCATGCAGGTAGATGCGAAGCTGGAGCAGTTTATCCTGGATCATGGAGCTGTACCTAATTTTAAAAATTATCAGAACAGTTATCCATATGCAAGCTGTATATCGGTTAACGATGCAGTGGTACATGGATTTCCTACGAATAAGGTATTGAAAGATGGTGATATTGTTTCTGTAGATGTAGGTGTATTCATGAACGGATATCATGGTGATAGTGCTTATACATTTATTATTGGAAGCACAACAGATGAAGTAAAGCAATTGCTTCGTGTAACAAAGGAATCTTTATACAAAGGGATTGAGAAAGCAGTGCATGGTAACCGCACAGGTGATATTGCATTTGCCATACAGGATTATACAGAGAAGCAGCATGGTTATGGTGTGGTAAGAGAATTGGTTGGTCATGGTATTGGACGAAACCTGCACGAAGATCCGCAGGTGCCCAACTTTGGCAAACGTGGAACGGGTGCTAAATTAAAAGAAGGCACAGTGATTGCCATTGAACCAATGATCAACCTTGGAGTAAAAGAGGTGTTTCATGATGAAGATGGATGGACAATCAGAACAGCTGATGGAAAACCTTCTGCACACTATGAGCATGATGTGTGTGTAAAGAAAGGGAAGGCTGATATCCTCTCTTCTTTTGCTGCTATTGAAGCAGCCGAGAAAGCAAATACAAACCTTGATAGTTCCTATTACTGA
- the secY gene encoding preprotein translocase subunit SecY, whose protein sequence is MKKLIQTLKNIWSIEELKSKIVYTLLLLLVYRVGSHIVLPGVDPNGLEQLNSKAKEGILGIFDSFAGGAFSSASIFALGIMPYISASIFMQLMSIMVPQLQKMQKEGESGRKKINQWTRYLTVIVTIFQASAYVTYLKSPEIAGGAILTSFTPFFWLSTTIVLTAGTLFVMWLGERITDKGLGNGTSLIIMIGILARFPASIAAEFDAKSNTAGGGLLKFMIEIAVLVAIIMGLIILVQGVRKIAINYAKQIVGNRQFGGARQFLPIKVNSSGVMPIIFAQAIMFLPTLLTGFNATKGVAATLSDHGNVWYMVIYSILVIGFTFLYTALIFNPKQIADNLKQNNGFVPGVKPGQPTADYIGQIMDRITLPGAIFLAIVGIMPGIAKNLGVTSGFSTFFGGTSLLIMVGVILDTLQQIETHLLMRQYDGLMKGGKIQGRQTVSSSAI, encoded by the coding sequence GTGAAAAAACTCATACAAACCCTAAAGAATATCTGGAGCATTGAAGAGTTAAAATCAAAGATTGTTTACACTCTTTTATTGCTGCTGGTATACCGTGTGGGTTCACATATTGTTTTGCCGGGTGTTGATCCTAATGGATTAGAACAGCTTAACTCAAAAGCGAAAGAAGGTATATTAGGAATTTTTGATTCATTTGCAGGTGGTGCCTTTTCAAGCGCTTCCATTTTTGCATTAGGTATCATGCCTTATATCTCTGCGTCAATCTTTATGCAGTTGATGAGCATTATGGTGCCTCAGTTGCAGAAGATGCAGAAAGAAGGTGAAAGCGGACGTAAGAAGATCAATCAGTGGACAAGATACCTCACAGTAATTGTTACCATCTTCCAGGCAAGTGCTTATGTAACTTACCTGAAGAGTCCTGAAATTGCAGGCGGTGCTATCTTAACTTCATTTACTCCTTTTTTCTGGTTATCTACTACAATTGTTTTAACTGCAGGTACATTGTTTGTAATGTGGTTGGGCGAACGTATTACCGATAAAGGGTTAGGTAATGGTACTTCACTCATCATCATGATTGGTATTCTTGCACGTTTCCCTGCATCTATTGCAGCTGAGTTTGATGCAAAATCAAATACAGCAGGTGGTGGTTTGCTGAAGTTCATGATTGAAATTGCAGTACTGGTTGCCATTATTATGGGATTGATTATTCTTGTACAGGGTGTAAGAAAGATCGCTATCAACTATGCCAAGCAAATTGTGGGTAACCGTCAGTTTGGTGGTGCACGCCAGTTCCTTCCAATTAAAGTGAACAGTTCAGGTGTAATGCCGATCATCTTTGCCCAGGCAATTATGTTCCTGCCAACTTTACTTACAGGGTTTAATGCAACAAAAGGTGTAGCAGCTACATTGAGTGATCATGGAAATGTCTGGTACATGGTTATCTATTCAATTCTTGTAATTGGATTTACATTCCTTTACACAGCTTTGATCTTTAATCCAAAACAAATTGCTGACAACTTAAAACAGAATAATGGTTTTGTTCCGGGTGTAAAACCAGGACAGCCTACTGCAGATTATATTGGACAGATCATGGATCGTATCACATTACCGGGGGCTATCTTCCTTGCTATTGTTGGTATAATGCCGGGTATTGCAAAGAACTTAGGTGTAACCAGTGGTTTCTCTACTTTCTTTGGTGGCACTTCACTGCTGATCATGGTAGGTGTAATTTTAGATACCCTGCAACAAATAGAAACACATTTGCTCATGAGGCAGTATGATGGTTTGATGAAGGGCGGTAAGATACAGGGGCGCCAGACAGTATCTTCATCAGCTATTTAA
- the rplO gene encoding 50S ribosomal protein L15 — MKLHNLQPAEGSTHKEKRIGRGEASGKGGTSTKGNKGGQSRAGYKSKMAHEGGQMPIQRRVPKRGFKNPDRVEYRVFNLGQVEVITEKYGLTEFSLENLYINGLISRTDRIKILGNGEIKTKIIFKVNALSEKAKAAIEAAGGSVEIVK, encoded by the coding sequence ATGAAACTGCACAATTTACAACCTGCTGAAGGTTCAACTCACAAAGAAAAACGTATTGGTCGTGGTGAAGCATCCGGTAAGGGTGGTACATCAACAAAAGGTAACAAGGGCGGCCAGAGCCGTGCGGGTTATAAAAGTAAAATGGCTCACGAAGGTGGACAGATGCCAATTCAGCGTCGTGTTCCAAAACGTGGCTTCAAGAATCCTGATCGTGTTGAATACCGTGTATTCAATTTAGGACAGGTTGAAGTAATCACTGAAAAATACGGTTTGACTGAGTTTTCTCTTGAAAACCTTTACATCAATGGTTTGATCAGCCGTACCGACAGAATTAAAATTCTTGGAAACGGTGAAATCAAAACAAAGATTATTTTCAAGGTAAACGCATTGAGTGAAAAAGCAAAAGCTGCGATTGAAGCAGCCGGTGGAAGCGTTGAAATAGTGAAGTAA
- the rpmD gene encoding 50S ribosomal protein L30, whose product MKKIKITLVKSPIDRPERQKQTLKALGLNKTNSTNEVVGTPQILGMIHKVNHLLKIEELA is encoded by the coding sequence ATGAAAAAGATAAAAATCACTTTAGTAAAAAGCCCGATTGACAGACCTGAGCGCCAGAAGCAAACGCTGAAAGCACTTGGTTTGAACAAGACCAATTCTACCAACGAGGTAGTTGGAACTCCTCAGATCCTGGGTATGATTCACAAAGTGAATCACTTACTTAAGATTGAAGAATTAGCATAA
- the rpsE gene encoding 30S ribosomal protein S5: MSKVITNKVKAGDLELKEKVVSINRVVKTTKGGRAFSFSALVVVGNENGVVGHGLGKAKEVQMAITKGIEDAKKNLIKVPVMKGTIPHDQLAKEGASKVFIKPAAHGTGVIAGGSMRAVLESAGVTDVLAKSLGSANPHNVVKATFKALAMLREPLNVSRTRNLSLKKIFNG; the protein is encoded by the coding sequence ATGTCGAAAGTAATTACAAACAAAGTAAAGGCAGGTGATCTGGAACTGAAAGAAAAAGTAGTTTCTATCAACCGTGTTGTTAAAACTACCAAAGGTGGTCGTGCCTTCAGTTTCTCTGCCCTCGTGGTGGTAGGAAATGAGAATGGTGTGGTAGGTCATGGTCTTGGTAAAGCCAAAGAAGTTCAGATGGCTATTACAAAAGGAATTGAAGATGCGAAGAAAAATCTCATCAAAGTTCCTGTAATGAAAGGAACTATTCCTCACGATCAGCTGGCAAAAGAAGGTGCTTCTAAAGTGTTTATCAAACCAGCTGCTCATGGTACTGGTGTAATCGCCGGAGGCAGTATGCGTGCTGTACTGGAAAGTGCAGGTGTTACTGACGTATTAGCAAAATCTTTGGGTTCAGCTAATCCACACAACGTGGTAAAAGCTACCTTCAAAGCATTAGCGATGTTACGTGAGCCACTGAATGTTTCAAGAACACGTAATCTGTCATTAAAGAAAATATTTAACGGATAA
- the rplR gene encoding 50S ribosomal protein L18, translating to MKTGSKTIRRQKIRFAVRKKVAGVAEKPRLSVFRSNSDIYVQLIDDVTGQTIAAASSRDKDIKAQKVTKLESSKLVGAAIARKASELGLLTVVFDRGGFLYHGRVKAVAEGAREGGLKF from the coding sequence ATGAAGACAGGTAGTAAAACAATCAGGAGACAAAAGATCCGTTTCGCCGTACGCAAGAAAGTTGCCGGTGTAGCTGAAAAACCACGCTTAAGTGTGTTTCGCAGTAACTCTGATATTTATGTTCAGTTGATTGATGATGTAACTGGTCAAACAATTGCAGCAGCATCTTCAAGAGATAAAGACATCAAAGCACAGAAAGTAACGAAGCTTGAGTCAAGCAAATTAGTTGGTGCAGCAATTGCACGCAAAGCTTCTGAGCTGGGTCTGTTAACAGTTGTATTTGACCGCGGTGGTTTCTTATACCACGGCCGTGTTAAAGCAGTTGCTGAAGGAGCCCGTGAAGGCGGATTAAAATTCTAA
- the rpsH gene encoding 30S ribosomal protein S8: protein MVTDPIADFLTRVRNAQMAGHRIVEIPASNLKKRITEILYEQGYILKYKFEDDNKQGVIKIALKYDPQTRVPAIQALERISRPGLRQYSKPEDFRRVKNGLGIAIISTSKGVMTDKQAKAGNVGGEVLCYIY from the coding sequence ATGGTTACAGATCCTATTGCAGATTTTCTCACACGTGTAAGAAATGCACAGATGGCAGGGCACAGAATTGTTGAAATTCCTGCATCTAATCTTAAGAAGCGTATTACTGAAATTTTATACGAACAGGGTTATATCTTAAAGTACAAGTTTGAAGATGATAACAAACAGGGTGTTATTAAAATAGCCCTCAAGTACGATCCTCAAACACGTGTTCCTGCTATCCAGGCATTGGAAAGAATCAGCCGTCCGGGTTTACGTCAGTATTCAAAACCGGAAGATTTCCGTCGTGTAAAGAATGGTTTAGGTATTGCCATCATCAGTACATCAAAAGGTGTAATGACTGATAAGCAGGCGAAAGCAGGAAATGTTGGTGGTGAAGTTTTGTGCTACATCTACTAA
- the rpsN gene encoding 30S ribosomal protein S14, producing the protein MAKKSITARQNKREKMVAQYAAKRAALKAAGDYAGLDELPKNASPVRLKNRCQLTGRPRGYIRYFGLSRIMFRDMALNGQIPGVKKASW; encoded by the coding sequence ATGGCTAAGAAATCAATAACAGCCCGTCAAAACAAAAGAGAGAAAATGGTGGCTCAGTATGCTGCAAAGCGTGCTGCCCTGAAAGCTGCCGGCGATTATGCAGGTTTGGATGAATTGCCAAAGAATGCATCTCCGGTACGTTTGAAAAACCGTTGCCAGTTAACAGGTCGTCCGAGAGGATATATCCGTTATTTCGGTCTCTCCCGTATCATGTTCCGTGATATGGCATTGAACGGGCAGATACCAGGTGTTAAAAAAGCAAGCTGGTAA
- the rplE gene encoding 50S ribosomal protein L5, whose protein sequence is MSTTKYEPRLVNKYKSEVVPALMKRFGYKSIMQVPKLEKICLNRGVNGAVNDKKLVDIAIEELTTISGQKAVATSSKKDISNFKLRKGMPIGARVTLRGVNMYEFLDRLISASLPRVRDFKGVNDKSFDGRGNYTMGVTEQIIFPEIDIDKVNKITGLDITFVTSASTNEEAYELLKEMGMPFKNAKKD, encoded by the coding sequence ATGAGCACAACAAAATACGAACCCCGTTTAGTAAACAAGTACAAATCAGAAGTTGTACCTGCTTTAATGAAACGTTTTGGTTACAAAAGCATCATGCAGGTTCCAAAGCTGGAAAAAATCTGCTTAAACCGTGGCGTTAACGGAGCGGTGAACGACAAGAAATTGGTTGATATTGCTATTGAAGAGCTGACAACCATCAGCGGACAAAAAGCAGTTGCAACATCTTCAAAGAAAGATATCTCCAACTTTAAGTTGCGTAAAGGAATGCCTATTGGCGCCCGTGTTACATTACGTGGTGTAAATATGTATGAATTCCTCGACAGATTAATTTCTGCATCACTTCCACGAGTACGTGACTTTAAAGGTGTAAATGATAAATCGTTTGATGGCCGTGGTAACTATACTATGGGCGTTACCGAGCAAATCATTTTCCCTGAAATTGATATTGACAAGGTGAATAAAATTACCGGTCTTGATATCACTTTTGTAACAAGCGCATCTACCAACGAAGAAGCATACGAACTGCTGAAAGAAATGGGAATGCCTTTCAAAAATGCTAAAAAAGATTAA
- the rplX gene encoding 50S ribosomal protein L24 produces MSKRFKPKFSIKKGDSVVVIAGDDKDVKKPRTILEVFPDEARVLVEGVNIVTKHTKPSAQNTKGGIVKKEAPIHISNVMLWDGKQATKVKRSRESGKLVRVSKKSGQPVK; encoded by the coding sequence ATGAGTAAGAGATTTAAACCCAAGTTTAGCATCAAGAAAGGCGATTCAGTAGTTGTAATTGCCGGTGATGATAAAGATGTAAAAAAGCCACGCACCATCCTGGAAGTATTTCCGGATGAAGCACGTGTACTGGTTGAAGGTGTAAACATTGTAACCAAGCACACTAAGCCGTCGGCTCAGAATACAAAAGGTGGTATTGTAAAAAAAGAAGCACCCATCCACATTTCAAATGTGATGTTGTGGGATGGTAAGCAGGCCACTAAAGTAAAGCGCAGCCGTGAAAGCGGAAAGCTGGTAAGGGTTTCAAAAAAATCAGGACAACCTGTTAAATAA
- the rplN gene encoding 50S ribosomal protein L14: MIQQESRLNVADNSGAKEVLCIKVLGNSGQDYAKIGDKIVVTVKDALPCGGIKKGTVAKAVIVRTKNKLRRRDGSYIRFDDNAVVILNASDEPRGTRIFGPVARELRDKGYMKIISLAPEVL, from the coding sequence ATGATTCAGCAAGAAAGCAGATTAAACGTAGCCGATAACAGTGGTGCAAAAGAAGTTCTTTGTATCAAAGTATTGGGAAACAGCGGCCAGGATTATGCAAAGATTGGCGATAAGATTGTAGTAACGGTAAAGGATGCATTACCGTGTGGTGGTATCAAAAAAGGTACAGTAGCAAAAGCTGTTATTGTACGTACCAAAAACAAATTACGCCGCAGGGATGGTTCTTACATCCGCTTTGATGATAATGCAGTTGTAATTCTGAATGCTTCTGATGAGCCCCGTGGTACACGTATCTTCGGGCCGGTAGCAAGAGAATTGCGTGATAAAGGATACATGAAAATTATTTCACTGGCTCCTGAAGTATTGTAA
- the rpsQ gene encoding 30S ribosomal protein S17, whose amino-acid sequence MLERNLRKTKTGVVTSSKMDKTITVAVERKVKHPIYGKFVKKTTKFHAHDEKNECGIGDTVKIMESRPLSKTKRWRLVEVVEKAK is encoded by the coding sequence ATGTTAGAAAGAAATTTGCGCAAAACGAAGACAGGTGTTGTAACCAGCAGCAAAATGGATAAAACCATTACAGTAGCGGTTGAACGTAAAGTGAAACACCCCATCTACGGTAAGTTCGTTAAGAAAACGACTAAGTTCCATGCTCATGATGAAAAGAATGAGTGCGGTATCGGCGATACTGTAAAAATCATGGAAAGCCGTCCCCTGAGCAAAACAAAGCGCTGGAGACTGGTGGAAGTTGTTGAGAAAGCAAAATAA
- the rpmC gene encoding 50S ribosomal protein L29 yields MATKTTDYLKSIKELNVTDLAARIKEDEMRLKKLEFAHAISPLENPVSIRGLRRDIARLKTELRTKQLGK; encoded by the coding sequence ATGGCAACAAAGACAACTGATTATTTAAAGAGCATAAAAGAGCTGAATGTTACAGATCTCGCAGCACGCATTAAAGAAGATGAAATGCGTTTAAAAAAGCTGGAGTTTGCACACGCTATTTCTCCCCTGGAGAATCCCGTGAGCATCCGTGGCCTTCGCCGTGATATTGCCCGTTTAAAAACAGAATTAAGAACGAAACAATTGGGTAAATAA
- the rplP gene encoding 50S ribosomal protein L16, which produces MLQPKRTKHRKQQKGRIRAVAKRGDSISFGSYALKALEPIWLTNRQIESARQAMTRAMKREGNVWIRVFPDKIITRKPAEVRMGKGKGNPEGWAAVIEPGRILFEADGVTEAVAKEAMALAAQKLPIKTKFIVRRDLMA; this is translated from the coding sequence ATGTTACAGCCGAAAAGAACAAAACACAGAAAACAGCAAAAAGGTCGTATTCGTGCAGTGGCCAAGCGTGGAGACAGCATTTCATTTGGGTCATATGCATTAAAAGCATTAGAACCTATCTGGTTAACAAACCGCCAGATTGAAAGTGCCCGCCAGGCAATGACACGTGCTATGAAGCGTGAAGGTAATGTGTGGATTCGTGTGTTTCCTGATAAGATCATTACCCGTAAACCTGCTGAAGTACGTATGGGTAAAGGTAAAGGTAACCCTGAAGGATGGGCTGCTGTTATTGAGCCGGGACGTATTTTGTTTGAAGCTGATGGTGTAACTGAAGCAGTAGCAAAAGAAGCAATGGCATTAGCAGCACAGAAGCTTCCCATCAAAACAAAATTCATTGTACGCAGAGATTTAATGGCGTAA
- the rpsC gene encoding 30S ribosomal protein S3, whose translation MGQKANPIGNRLGIIRGWDSNWYGSKKDYAGKLIEDNKIRTYLNARINKGGISKIVIERTLNKLIVTIHTSKPGIIIGKGGGEVDRIKEELKKLTGKEDVQINILEIRRPEVDATIVADTIARQIENRINYKRAVKMAIASAMRMGAEGIKVKVSGRLAGAEIARTEEIKQGRTPLHTFRMDIDYANLFALTVYGKIGIKVWICKGEVLTKRDLNPNFIGGKSEVSDRKDRREEHGGGHRGGERRDDRRGGGGGGQRRDSRKG comes from the coding sequence ATGGGTCAGAAAGCAAATCCAATTGGTAACAGGTTAGGGATCATCCGCGGATGGGATAGCAACTGGTATGGTAGTAAAAAAGACTACGCCGGCAAACTGATTGAGGACAACAAGATCAGAACTTATCTGAATGCACGTATCAATAAAGGTGGTATCTCTAAGATTGTGATTGAGCGTACACTCAACAAATTGATTGTAACCATTCACACTTCAAAACCAGGTATTATCATTGGTAAAGGTGGTGGAGAGGTTGATCGTATCAAAGAAGAATTAAAGAAGCTTACAGGTAAAGAAGATGTACAGATAAATATTTTGGAAATCCGTCGTCCGGAAGTTGACGCAACAATTGTTGCTGATACAATCGCACGCCAGATTGAAAACCGTATCAACTATAAGCGTGCTGTGAAGATGGCAATTGCATCTGCAATGCGTATGGGTGCGGAAGGTATTAAAGTGAAAGTAAGTGGCCGTTTAGCCGGTGCTGAAATTGCACGTACCGAAGAAATTAAGCAGGGCCGTACTCCATTACATACATTCCGTATGGATATTGATTATGCTAACCTGTTTGCTTTAACAGTGTATGGTAAAATCGGTATCAAAGTATGGATCTGTAAAGGTGAAGTATTAACCAAGCGTGATCTGAACCCGAATTTCATTGGTGGTAAGAGTGAAGTGAGTGACAGAAAAGACCGTCGTGAAGAACATGGTGGTGGTCACAGAGGTGGTGAAAGAAGAGATGACCGTCGTGGTGGCGGAGGTGGTGGACAACGCAGAGACAGCAGAAAAGGATAA
- the rplV gene encoding 50S ribosomal protein L22, with the protein MEAVAKLRNYPTSPRRMRLLADVIRGLDVEKALALLEFHPQHSATPLGKLLKSAINNWEQKNSGQSAADSSLIVKTIFVDGARMVKRLRPAPQGRAYRVRKRSNHVTIIVDKKIIDKTN; encoded by the coding sequence ATGGAAGCAGTAGCAAAACTCAGAAATTATCCCACATCGCCACGCAGAATGCGTTTGCTGGCTGATGTAATTCGTGGATTGGATGTAGAAAAGGCTCTGGCATTACTGGAGTTTCACCCACAGCATTCTGCCACTCCCCTGGGCAAATTATTAAAAAGTGCCATCAATAACTGGGAGCAAAAGAACAGTGGACAAAGTGCAGCTGACTCATCACTGATTGTGAAAACAATTTTTGTTGATGGTGCACGCATGGTAAAGCGTTTACGTCCTGCACCACAGGGGCGTGCTTACAGAGTAAGAAAGCGCAGCAACCATGTAACCATTATAGTAGATAAAAAAATTATTGATAAAACTAATTAA
- the rpsS gene encoding 30S ribosomal protein S19, with protein sequence MARSIKKGPYVASHLETKVLAINEGKSKKGVIKTWSRRSTITPDFVGHTFAVHNGNKFIPVYVTEFMVGHKLGEFAPTRNFKGHSSKKIA encoded by the coding sequence ATGGCTCGTTCGATTAAAAAAGGTCCTTATGTAGCATCTCACCTCGAAACAAAGGTGTTAGCGATCAACGAAGGCAAATCAAAAAAAGGTGTCATTAAAACATGGAGTCGCCGTTCTACAATTACTCCTGATTTTGTTGGCCACACGTTCGCAGTGCATAACGGAAACAAATTCATCCCTGTTTATGTAACAGAATTTATGGTAGGCCATAAATTAGGTGAATTTGCACCAACAAGAAACTTTAAAGGACACTCAAGCAAGAAGATTGCATAA